In a single window of the Oscarella lobularis chromosome 2, ooOscLobu1.1, whole genome shotgun sequence genome:
- the LOC136200200 gene encoding uncharacterized protein translates to MALVSGVLVLIGLGSEYFLDRGLACTVSTSMSRDEARFAVMWCSSNMQVRLVDGIPFVIFVQGLFLAGPHLLWETMAASALEQFFAMVPSLSRLRDRQTGQYPFETVEIVRKLRATYGETSQTGARYFSRYRLKLWVQLIASLIFLAVLGSLFYYTDFFAIHFICTEVGEDSATFRRAGYLNSSTLTGYNPYDTLCTYTTATSMSVIWGADVLVLIITTIAAISGVAWCMKPHYWAKLDYKSYASFLYSFSMNDTGAARQCFKPHSRHKKAVKIRTDLDFLVMMLFTKDNGQGETFFDVQVELELEELFRFHFEGFATYFSQLIGPPGPFTPQDLERRLDHIKNAVDTATERLENFSTKLDFGEDKRCVLGAKLLRLCYDKKQNTETNTFNPENLPMYKSGLHLFCGSKGCTLSLLQICVEMTAVDFNTFYNPKLIRRKKPEKAETKENDSDSEQPDAAEALETRSTTSDKSLIDFTPWDKFDTVIEENYRNLNFLRVSENITGREGPQLSPLTRRLRRKGGRKKDKYDLMVITCLEPHFQPSTASVILENIFVRHAENGCFILLVVETRKAQTTKNALESLWKFLSCESEEVVFDLPKQETTKTNSEEPKQESTTGNSEEITPNPSEQKSESDQETAISLTSKRESSATSTSPDSDLPVLSQCSLSCANATMEITMFAYKYVQKEKEPPPLSDQNVPNFEKTQKSEASPKISKESSTSSLEQSTREQGETASSTSV, encoded by the exons ATGGCTCTAGTAAGCGGAGTACTGGTTCTGATCGGTCTAGGAAGTGAGTACTTCCTGGATCGAGGTCTAGCTTGCACCGTATCTACTAGCATGTCGAGAGACGAGGCACGATTTGCTGTCATGTGGTGTTCGAGTAACATGCaagttcgtctcgtcgacgggatTCCCTTTGTAATATTCGTGCAGGGACTCTTTCTCGCCGGACCCCACCTATTGTGGGAAACAATGGCTGCGTCCGCGCTCGAACAGTTTTTTGCAATGGTTCCTTCTCTATCTCGATTGCGCGATCGTCAGACCGGACAGTACCCGTTCGAGACGGTAGAAATCGTGCGAAAGCTGAGAGCGACGTACGGCGAAACGAGCCAAACAGGTGCCCGCTATTTCTCAAGATATCGCTTGAAACTATGGGTGCAGCTCATAGCCTCGCTAATCTTTTTGGCTGTGCTCGGTAGTCTCTTTTATTATACCGACTTCTTTGCTATTCATTTTATCTGCACTGAAGTGGGCGAAGATTCGGCTACGTTTCGCCGCGCCGGCTATCTAAACAGTTCAACGCTGACAGGGTATAATCCGTATGACACGCTCTGTACATACACGACCGCCACATCTATGTCGGTTATTTGGGGTGCTGACGTATTGGTATTGATCATAACAACGATCGCAGCTATATCCGGTGTTGCGTGGTGCATGAAGCCTCACTATTGGGCTAAACTAGACTACAAAAGCTACGCCAGTTTTCTCTACTCCTTTTCAATGAATGACACTGGTGCAGCTCGTCAGTGTTTTAAACCTCATTCACGGCACAAAAAAGCCGTTAAAATTAGAACCGATTTAGACTTCTTAGTGATGATGTTATTTACGAAGGACAACGGGCAAGGCGAAACGTTCTTTGATGTACAAGTAGAACTAGAACTAGAGGAGTTATTTCGATTTCATTTCGAAGGGTTTGCTACATATTTTTCTCAACTTATCGGACCGCCTGGGCCTTTCACCCCCCAAGACTTGGAGCGCAGACTAGACCATATAAAAAATGCTGTCGATACTGCTACCGAACGAttagaaaatttttcaacAAAACTCGACTTCGGCGAAGACAAAAGGTGCGTTCTGGGAGCGAAGCTACTACGACTCTGCTACgataaaaaacaaaacacgGAAACAAACACATTTAACCCAGAAAACTTGCCTATGTACAAAAGTGGGCTTCACTTATTTTGTGGTTCTAAAGGTTGCACGTTGTCCCTGTTACAAATCTGCGTTGAG ATGACCGCTGTTGATTTTAATACGTTCTACAACCCAAAGCTTATACGAAGGAAGAAACCCGAGAAAGCggagacaaaagaaaatgactCTGATTCGGAGCAGCCTGATGCGGCCGAAGCGTTAGAGACTCGTTCAACGACCTCAGACAAATCATTAATTGACTTCACTCCATGGGACAAATTCGATACAGTAATTGAAGAAAATTACCGAAATCTCAACTTTCTCAGGGTTTCTGAAAACATTACTGGTAGAGAAGGACCTCAGCTAAGTCCG CTTACCAGGCGGCTTAGAAGAAAGGgcggaagaaagaaagacaaatATGATCTAATGGTTATAACGTGCTTAGAGCCGCATTTCCAACCCAGCACAG CGTCAGTCATTTTGGAAAATATATTCGTAAGGCACGCTGAAAATGGGTGTTTCATTCTTCTAGTTGTTGAGACAAGAAAAGCACAGACTACGAAGAATGCACTTGAAAGTCTGTGGAAATTCCTCAG TTGCGAGAGTGAGGAAGTTGTATTCGATCTCCCCAAACAAGAAACTACTAAGACTAACAGTGAGGAGCCCAAACAAGAAAGTACTACCGGTAATAGTGAGGAAATTACGCCTAACCCTTCCGAGCAAAAAAGCGAGAGTGATCAAGAAACTGCAATCTCTCTCAcaagcaaaagagaaagctcTGCTACCTCAACTAGTCCTGACTCGGACTTACCGGTGCTGTCGCAGTGCTCCTTATCTTGTGCAAACGCGACGATGGAAATAACGATGTTTGCCTACAAATATGttcaaaaggagaaggaaccCCCGCCACTTTCTGACCAAAATGTTCCAAATTTTGAGAAGACTCAAAAGTCTGAAGCAAGTCCTAAAATCTCAAAAGAAAGTAGTACTTCTAGTTTGGAGCAGAGTACGCGAGAGCAGGGAGAAACTGCTTCCAGCACGTCGGTATAA
- the LOC136199990 gene encoding polycystin-1-related protein-like, with protein sequence MWTLYRSGNRYRTNDITFNVIVNVTSGTVFRLRINFGDNSSRVGEYRRSDVIAVNHSYTEAGDYEVTARASLNDSSSNCSLITNFSHVLSIIQEIGVVRVELDREIVAVGDDVHVIVIIEGGSHLTLDVHFGNGSVFHHRYWLSAGVNESNAMLVVRVEESGRRISEIRLRHVYHSSGQFNLRAIASNPFGSANDERVIFAYGTIQSVQLNISAAFLHQGSHLFLAAFVSPFSLTDLEYVWLVDSVVVNRTQTPFHTLHFLTNGTYNVAVEARNPVSRGVSVAHQVSVISMSNQFLGMTLSVSDSFHVTGSLVSFTVVVVGVVLDRIEWSFGDGTTRTTSTPSTGHRYASPGRFIVIARAFGQSGNSIQATTSVEVIGCPPVTFSGVSPVKVIPSGSLVIEAVVNASCSGESMGKPTFTWRILDQSATAYWALSTTTSTLYLERHDLNKGSYFVIVRVSFFESGLSAVGRITLLVEPNLVDSVSSGQTQTISRFGGSLYLFPEQFFSPEDLTSLGTLRWDCTVADDPSLSCFADSLEGSLVAERLAAGDLTIDIPSDVFAYGFRHFLFGVVWNATELSAIPLLHVVVEDAHLPDDDLLLSIRCSQCKGFQVSAARRISLEANCHNCDDATTVFFSWQLVVYELPELPYPNETPCYNSTLHSGTKPPLNSFPHAVTQSLLHLAEPEKMSVAFGLKLNVREISLDPDDTVLGTHSKLLVLKENVLLSNQIVAFNVTATMYDGARVGSSLFGVFTYAPPYGGRCHVSPSSGIELLTTFTVICSNWSNNVSPDCSLAYVVYYADCVAGGKENRTLIYSGTRSTSSFSLAASQSGLGCVWIEIVDSYGATTELCPFEIAVSPLVVVGGVVKPEDYIKSIAVNSSGLLGRAVTGGDDYGIAYAICVVAVVMNSRLAETTDDYVVKLRRALRLFLIGLLESVPIYTETIADTVLTALANCLAKEVEIDVDGVDVSARIADNVATVLWHKANFGALLNGRVLTSTARATSSSLVARTTSTTEFINSMSIVLQGYMRSRELGEMIQRRVGFVAFAAAKVNRVDYVETMRGDIQAVFRLPAEVEEIVSREDDFKRSSRGVHCLSAFLSTYERNPYLDLPDSSSTLTNVTSLEVTKCDGRPVEVSHLQNPIRLEILLNHNPLLDEAIAEYVLNESSSNAHVVAAPLPALWNHSLNVELTLSNDNDVKAVDVWIRVKQNASNLNFLNFSQTVRLERNVPYSVSIFPANASHTITLSSMQTNGPVRYRFLTWWSNCVFWDEFATTPAWSSDGCTPSVDGETTLYSIVCYCNHLTSFAGSIDLAPNRIQIDVSDVDETTRRSFVAMALLVFLLSAYVTSIVIVKRSESKSRRRGALLLDDNEPSDKQRYEIVVETGELLGSGTTARVSVVLFGGDRFCTTTRELVASNETATKLFRRNSIDGFLLTTPSSLGALTTLHVWHDNGGASPSWYLNRVVVRDLTTDECVEFPCYDWLSVENGGPKRELRRRCPDATALVAAGRFAAEMKRIFADSHLWSSLFLAPLRSRFSRVQRLTCVLSLLLFMMAVTASWAQAPTRLESKFIVFGVSLRTVFVACVANAFSLPVTILWIQLFKRRCRRCRREQKRIDKRRRFPCVWVVVAWIGCFVTCAASIAFVFIFSINFDKGATISWLLTLLWCLLQSLLMFEPLKVFVSTLYVKFSKKAAATAKERKKAPLIFSSTPKGKIATKKPPIDETTFERKRRTKFNVSPTTYELMPVMETVAERKEMWKAIKEGLDYFLFFLLLIVIVYSRRPRGAFQIRKPVNNLWKSESFDSISSREAWWEWAKGPLSKTNATLADPFKSVHFVLLSNVRLRQFRQTETSYGDPNGLWNFTEFKGSGEIQGRFASYSSGGGFVIDLKSSSSDAMNQILFLRRSGWVDRKTLSIVAEYVAYHPAWNTFTFVGFVAEFDAVGGVHASRIIRTARLSYHQLPSDLVVTILEIALFLLVVYRTAKGVVRIRKFRLGFLLDLHFLGETLKIFHVWSVLMHYLSIMIDVPLLFDRLKGGRNVPIEDWHSAIENELKMNFVYSAVIFFAFLMFINLLRYFSSGSFLHAIFRHAALPTFHLILAVCLLVFIFGQFAHVVFGSQIGYFSSLSKAFLSLFLITPRGIFSSPELTSHPVSSFFFFAPISFLVSTGTFAMLFAIFKWSVRQARQDTVRTSIADTALSGILAEPKSVLRRLRPKPIASWEDLERLVEKGEPDMEMEDIELPKWECDSTWELLPQLAYQMNELVKTTEEIRTAGKIGKVDQVAPLSLEPVMPPSEVRRPGRRYYFRSASSLKRTSRVSLTDIDGTFLEANVCKADSRTKASSFSQWKDARLGRSQSKGDLRKRTVAVVHRHPLLVKSESLESLEVLNLQWKPDHPNAM encoded by the exons ATGTGGACGTTATATCGGTCGGGAAATCGCTATCGAACGAATGACATCACTTTTAACGTTATTGTCAATGTCACGAGTGGCACCGTTTTCCGGTTGCGAATTAACTTTGGTGACAATTCGTCTCGCGTGGGCGAATATCgccgctctgacgtcatcgccgtaAATCATAGCTACACGGAAGCAGGCGATTATGAAGTGACAGCTAGAGCATCTCTGAATgacagcagcagcaattGTAGTCTCATAACAAACTTCAGCCACGTTTTGTCCATAATCCAAGAAATTGGCGTCGTTCGCGTGGAATTGGATCGAGAAATCGTCGCGGTCGGTGATGACGTACACGTGATTGTCATCATCGAAGGCGGTTCTCATTTGACTTTGGACGTCCACTTTGGCAATGGCAGTGTGTTCCACCATAGATACTGGTTATCAGCTGGCGTCAATGAGTCAAACGCGATGCTTGTTGTACGCGTGGAGGAATCGGGAAGACGAATCAGTG AAATTCGACTACGTCACGTGTATCACAGTTCGGGTCAATTTAATCTTCGTGCAATCGCTTCGAATCCTTTTGGGTCGGCCAACGATGAGCGCGTAATTTTCGCTTATGGGACTATACAAA gCGTTCAATTGAACATAAGTGCTGCGTTCTTGCATCAAGGATCACATCTCTTCCTCGCAGCCTTTgtgtctcctttttctctaacCGATCTCGAGTATGTCTGGCTCGTCGatagcgtcgtcgtcaatcgcACCCAAACCCCTTTTCATACATTACATTTTCTGACGAACGGAAC GTACAACGTAGCCGTAGAAGCGCGCAATCCCGTCAGTCGAGGCGTCTCAGTTGCCCACCAGGTATCTGTGATCAGTATGTCAAATCAATTTCTCGGG ATGACTCTGTCAGTTTCTGACTCTTTCCACGTCACGGGCAGTCTTGTGTCGTTcacagtcgttgtcgtcggagTCGTTCTCGATCGAATAGAGTGGTCGTTCGGAGACGGCACGACTCGCACGACGTCAACGCCGAGTACCGGCCACAGATACGCCAG TCCTGGCCGCTTCATCGTCATTGCTCGTGCCTTCGGCCAAAGTGGCAACTCCATacaggcgacgacgtcggtgGAAGTCATCGGTTGCCCGCCTGTCACGTTCAGTGGTGTCTCGCCTGTAAAG GTTATTCCTTCTGGTTCGCTTGTGATTGAGGCTGTTGTTAATGCGTCGTGCTCTGGCGAGTCTATGGGAAAGCCAACGTTCACTTGGCGG ATTCTAGATCAATCTGCGACTGCTTATTGGGCTCTTTCAACGACGACCAGCACTCTCTATTTGGAAAGGCACGATTTGAATAAAGGCAGTTATTTTGTTATCGTTAGA GTGAGTTTCTTTGAATCGGGTCTCAGTGCCGTCGGTCGAATCACCCTCCTAGTTGAGCCGAATCTCGTCGATTCTGTCAGTAGTGGACAAACTCAGACGATTTCTCGTTTCGGCGGCTCACTTTACCTGTTTCCGGAACAGTTTTTCAGCCCCGAAGATTTGACGAGCCTTGG GACACTTCGCTGGGATTGCACGGTTGCCGACGATCCGTCTCTCTCGTGCTTCGCCGATTCGCTCGAAGGTTCGCTCGTTGCTGAACGTCTCGCTGCCGGCGATCTCACGATCGACATTCCGAGTGATGTCTTCGCTTACGGCTTTCgacattttctctttggcGTCGTTTGGAATGCCACGGAATTGTCGGCGATTCCTTTACTGcacgttgtcgtcgaagacgcTCACTTACCAGATGATGATTTGCT ACTCTCCATCCGTTGCTCGCAGTGCAAGGGCTTTCAAGTCAGCGCCGCAAGACGCATCTCTCTTGAAGCGAATTGCCACAACTGcgacgatgcgacgacggtcttcttctcgtGGCAGCTCGTCGTCTACGAGCTCCCCGAGCTGCCCTATCCGAACGAAACGCCTTGCTACAACAGCACTCTCCATTCCGGAACGAAACCTCCGCTCAACAGTTTTCCCCACGCCGTCACGCAATCGCTCTTGCATCTCGCCGAACCCGAAAAAATGAGCGTCGCCTTCGGATTGAAACTCAACGTTCGCGAAATTTCGCTCGATCCCGACGACACCGTACTCGGAACGCATTCAAAACTTCTCGTCCTCAAAGAGAACGTTCTCTTGTCGAATCAGATAGTCGCCTTTAACGTGACGGCAACGATGTATGACGGCGCGAGAGTCGGCTCGTCGCTCTTCGGCGTCTTCACGTACGCGCCTCCGTACGGCGGTCGCTGCCACGTGTCGCCGTCAAGCGGCATCGAATTGCTTACGACGTTCACCGTCATCTGCAGCAATTGGTCGAACAACGTTTCTCCCGATTGCTCTCTCGCGTACGTCGTCTATTACGCCGATTGCGTCGCCGGCGGGAAAGAGAATCGGACTCTCATCTATTCGGGAACGCGAAGCACGTCGAGTTTCTCTCTCGCCGCAAGCCAGTCAGGTCTCGGCTGCGTTTGgatcgagatcgtcgattcgtACGGCGCGACTACGGAACTGTGTCCCTTCGAAATTGCCGTCTCGCCgctcgtcgttgtcggcggcgtcgtaaAGCCGGAAGATTATATCAAATCGATTGCCGTGAATTCTAGCGGATTGCTTGGTCGAGCCGTaaccggcggcgacgactacGGAATCGCCTACGCCAtatgcgtcgtcgccgtcgtcatgaATAGTCGTCTCGCGGAGACGACGGACGACTACGTCGTCAAACTTCGTCGCGCCTTGCGTCTCTTTCTGATCGGACTTCTCGAGAGCGTGCCGATCTATACGGAAACGATTGCCGATACGGTGTTGACGGCGTTGGCGAATTGTCTCGCGAAGgaagtcgaaatcgacgtcgacggcgtcgacgtgtcGGCGCGCATAGCGGACAACGTCGCGACGGTGCTGTGGCACAAGGCGAACTTCGGCGCGCTGCTCAACGGGCGCGTCCTCACGTCGACCgctcgcgcgacgtcgtcgtctctcgtcgcgagaacgacgtcgacgacggagtTCATTAATTCCATGTCGATCGTTCTTCAGGGGTATATGAGATCGCGCGAGTTGGGCGAAATGATTCAACGTCGCGtcggcttcgtcgcttttgccGCCGCCAAAGTGAATCGCGTCGACTACGTGGAAACGATGCGAGGTGATATTCAGGCCGTTTTTCGTTTGCCCGCAGAAGTGGAGGAGATCGTTTCGAGGGAGGACGATTTCAAACGATCGAGTCGTGGCGTACATTGTCTGAGCGCTTTTCTTTCCACGTACGAACGCAATCCGTATCTCGATCTGcccgactcgtcgtcgacgttgacgaacgtgacgtcgctcgagGTGACCAAGTGCGACGGACGTCCAGTCGAAGTGAGCCACCTTCAGAATCCGATACGACTCGAAATCCTTCTCAATCATAATCCACTCTTGGACGAAGCGATAGCCGAGTATGTGCTgaacgagtcgtcgtcgaacgcgcacGTAGTCGCCGCGCCTCTACCCGCTCTGTGGAATCACTCGCTAAATGTCGAACTGACGCTATCGAACGataacgacgtcaaagccgtCGACGTGTGGATACGAGTGAAACAGAACGCGTCCAATCTCAATTTCCTCAATTTTAGCCAAACGGTTCGCCTCGAGCGAAACGTTCCGTACAGCGTCTCGATATTTCCAGCAAACGCTTCCCATACTATAACGCTGTCGTCGATGCAGACGAATGGTCCTGTACGCTATCGCTTTCTGACGTGGTGGTCGAACTGCGTTTTTTGGGACGAATTCGCGACGACTCCTGCTTGGTCGTCCGACGGATGCACGccgtccgtcgacggcgagacgacgctcTATTCTATCGTCTGCTATTGCAAtcatctgacgtcatttgccGGGAGCATCGATCTCGCACCTAATCGTATTCAGATCGACGTAAgcgatgtcgacgagaccACGCGTCGCAGCTTCGTGGCTATGGCTCTACTTGTCTTTCTTCTCAGCGCCTacgtgacgtcgattgtAATCGTTAAGCGCAGCGAGTCGAAATCTCGACGAAGGGGTGCACTTCTCTTGGACGATAACGAGCCGTCGGATAAACAACGatacgaaatcgtcgtcgaaacgggCGAACTGCTTGGATCCGGCACGACGGCGCGCGTCAGCGTCGTGCTCTTCGGAGGCGATCGTTTCTGCACGACGACTCGAGaactcgtcgcttcgaacgaaacggcgacgaaactATTTCGTCGTAATTCCATAGACGGTTTTCTtctgacgacgccgtcgtctctcgGCGCTCTAACGACATTGCACGTGTGGCACGACAACGGcggcgcgtcgccgtcgtggTATCtcaatcgcgtcgtcgtgcgcgaTCTGACGACCGACGAATGCGTCGAGTTTCCCTGCTACGATTGGCTCTccgtcgaaaacggcggaCCCAAGCGAGAactgcgtcgtcgttgtccgGACGCGACGGCACTCGTCGCCGCGGGACGATTCGCGGCGGAAATGAAGCGCATCTTCGCCGACTCTCATCTATGGTCGTCGCTCTTTCTCGCGCCGCTTCGGTCGCGATTCAGTCGCGTTCAAAGACTAACCTGcgttctttcgcttctacTCTTCATGATGGCCGTGACGGCGTCGTGGGCTCAAGCTCCGACGAGACTCGAGTCGAAATTCATCGTATTCGGCGTTTCGCTGCGAACCGTTTTTGTCGCGTGCGTGGCAAATGCGTTCTCTCTTCCCGTCACAATTCTATGGATACAGCTCTTTAagcgtcgctgtcgtcggtgccgtcgcGAGCAGAAAAGAATCGataaacgtcgtcgttttccgtgTGTTTGGGTCGTCGTTGCTTGGATCGGTTGCTTTGTGACGTGCGCGGCGTCGATCGCTTTTGTCTTCATCTTCAGCATCAACTTCGACAAAGGAGCGACTATCTCGTGGTTGTTGACTTTGCTTTGGTGCCTTCTGCAGTCGTTACTTATGTTCGAGCCGTTGAAGGTTTTCGTTTCCACTCTGTACGTAAAGTTTTCCAAAAAGGCCGCCGCTACCGCGAAAGAACGCAAGAAAGCTCCTCTGATATTTTCTTCGACTCCCAAGGGAAAAATCGCTACGAAAAAGCCGCccatcgacgaaacgacttttgaaagaaaacgacgtacgaaATTCAACGTAtcgccgacgacgtacgAACTGATGCCGGTCATGGAGACGGTTGCGGAACGAAAGGAGATGTGGAAGGCGATCAAGGAAGGCCTCGACtatttcctcttcttcttactGCTAATCGTCATCGTCTACTCTCGACGTCCACGCGGCGCCTTTCAGATTCGCAAGCCGGTGAACAATTTGTGGAAATCGGAATCGTttgattcgatttcgtcgagagaAGCGTGGTGGGAATGGGCGAAAGGTCCCCTCTCCAAGACGAACGCGACTCTAGCCGATCCCTTCAAGAGCGTACACTTTGTTCTGCTAAGTAACGTCAGACTACGACAATTCCGACAGACGGAAACGTCGTACGGCGATCCGAACGGGCTGTGGAATTTTACAGAATTCAAAGGTTCAGGGGAGATACAGGGCCGTTTTGCATCTTATTCTTCTGGCGGAGGATTCGTTATCGACTTGAAATCGTCATCGAGTGACGCTATGAATCaaattctctttcttcgaaGATCCGGCTGGGTCGATAGAAAAACCCTTTCAATTGTCGCCGAATACGTAGCGTATCATCCGGCGTGGAACACGTTTACGTTCGTCGGTTTTGTTGCGgaattcgacgccgtcggcggcgtgcATGCGAGTCGCATTATTCGTACGGCTCGACTGTCTTATCATCAACTTCCGTCCGACCTCGTCGTCACGATTTTGGAAATtgcactttttcttctcgtcgtctatCGCACGGCGAAAGGCGTCGTGCGAATACGAAAATTTCGACTCGGCTTTCTACTCGACCTTCATTTTTTGGGTGAAACGTTAAAAATTTTCCATGTATGGAGCGTCTTGATGCACTACTTGTCAATCATGATCGACGTCCCACTTCTATTTGATAGACTGAAAGGTGGAAGGAACGTTCCCATTGAAGATTGGCATTCTGCTATAGAAAACGAGCTAAAAATGAATTTCGTTTACTCGGCTGTCATATTTTTTGCCTTTCTCATGTTTATCAATCTTCTTCGATATTTCTCTTCTGGATCGTTTCTCCACGCCATCTTTCGGCACGCGGCCTTGCCGACGTTTCACTTGATACTAGCCGTTTGCTTATTGGTTTTTATCTTTGGACAATTCGCCCACGTCGTATTCGGCTCGCAAATCGGCTACTTCTCCTCGCTTAGCAAAGCGTTTCTGTCGTTGTTTCTAATAACGCCTCGTggtattttttcttcgcctgAACTGACGAGTCATCCCGTTTcgagcttcttcttttttgcccCTATATCGTTTCTCGTCAGTACCGGAACGTTTGCTATGTTGTTTGCGATTTTCAAGTGGTCCGTACGACAGGCACGGCAAGATACAGTGAGAACGTCAATCGCCGATACGGCATTGTCCGGTATTCTTGCGGAGCCAAAATCCGTCTTAAGACGCCTGCGACCGAAGCCGATCGCCAGCTGGGAGGACTTGGAAAGGCTCGTGGAAAAAGGCGAGCCAGATATGGAAATGGAAGATATTGAATTGCCCAAGTGGGAGTGTGATTCAACGTGGGAGCTACTTCCCCAGCTCGCGTATCAAATGAACGAGctcgtcaaaacgacggaGGAAATTAGGACTGCAGGGAAAATTGGCAAGGTCGATCAAGTTGCTCCACTATCACTCGAGCCCGTCATGCCACCCTCGGAGGTTCGAAGACCGGGTCGACGATACTATTTTCGATCCGCGTCGTCTCTGAAGCGAACGAGTCGCGTCTCGCTGACGGACATCGATGGTACCTTTTTAGAGGCAAACGTTTGCAAAGCAGACAGTAGAACAAAAGCGAGTTCCTTTTCTCAATGGAAAGATGCCAGATTGGGGCGATCCCAATCAAAAGGCGATCTAAGGAAACGGACTGTTGCCGTCGTTCATCGTCATCCACTACTCGTCAAGTCAGAAAGTCTAGAGTCGTTAGAGGTTCTCAATTTGCAGTGGAAGCCGGATCATCCTAATGCTATGTAG
- the LOC136200202 gene encoding mitochondrial dicarboxylate carrier-like, whose amino-acid sequence MSHEGKKRQKWFVGGLAGSMAACFTHPLDLVKVQLQTQQKVEKGMVRMTIHVVKNQGFLGLYRGLSASITRQMTYTTTRFAIYEFVRERILAESGREEPLFHQKIVLATVGGFFGGIAGNPADLVNVRMQNDAKLPKSQQRGYRNIFHGAYLVGKEEGIRALWSGVSMNIARSILMTIGQISVYDQAKQGLLGTGYFKENIMTHLTASIIAGFASTVLTQPADVMKTRMMNSPNGLWFHLKNTAAMGPLGFFKGFVPALIRLSPHTILLFLFLEQLRKVSWFVQH is encoded by the exons ATGTCGCACGAAGGCAAGAAACGGCAGAAATGGTTTGTCGGCGGCCTTGCCGGCTCAATGGCCGCCTGCTTCACGCATCCACTCGATCTAGTCAAG GTCCAACTACAAACCCAGCAGAAGGTCGAAAAAGGCATGGTTCGCATGACCATTCACGTGGTGAAGAATCAGGGCTTTTTGGGCCTCTATCGCGGCCTCAGCGCGTCGATAACGCGACAG ATGACGTACACGACGACTCGATTCGCCATCTACGAATTCGTTCGAGAGCGAATTCTCGCCGAATCCGGGAGAG AAGAGCCGCTTTTCCATCAGAAAATCGTTCTGGCGACGGTCGGAG GATTTTTTGGTGGGATTGCTGGAAATCCGGCCGATCTCGTAAACGTCAG AATGCAGAATGATGCAAAACTGCCCAAGTCTCAGCAGAGGGG GTATAGGAACATATTTCATGGAGCGTACTTAGTCGGAAAAGAAG AGGGTATACGCGCTCTCTGGTCGGGCGTCTCTATGAACATTGCGAGATCCATACTAATGACAATAGGTCAG ATATCCGTGTACGATCAAGCCAAGCAAGGTCTTCTTGGAACGGG CTATTTTAAGGAGAACATCATGACTCACTTGACTGCAAGTATCATAGCA GGTTTTGCTTCCACTGTCTTGACTCAGCCTGCTGACGTGATGAAAACGAGAATGATGAACTCTCCCAAT GGGCTATGGTTTCACCTGAAGAACACAGCTGCAATGGGTCCCTTAGGATTTTTTAAG GGATTTGTTCCGGCTCTAATTCGTCTCTCTCCGCACACAATACTGCTGTTTCTGTTTTTGGAACAGCTTAGAAAAGTTTCGTGGTTTGTACAGCATTAG